Proteins found in one Synechococcus sp. LA31 genomic segment:
- a CDS encoding ATP-binding cassette domain-containing protein, whose product MPIVQAQELSKQFRVADKQPGLAGTLRHVLRRRYREVEAVRKLSFSIEAGEMVGFLGPNGAGKTTTLKMLSGLIHPSGGQLAVAGCLPQRRQERFLQQITLVMGNRQQLIWDLPPMDSLQVNAAVYGIDPSEAKRRIHALAEMLELGEELHRPVRKLSLGQRMKAELLAALLHRPAVLFLDEPTLGLDVNAQVRVREFLADYNQRYGATVLLTSHYMGDITALCERVLLIHQGQLFHDGPLDALTTRLAPERQVRLELRDAYPAETFRNFGRLEELQERHVMLLIPREQLTERVAALLDRFDVVDLEVNDPPIEDLIGGLYTRAAEDSQADG is encoded by the coding sequence ATGCCCATTGTTCAGGCGCAGGAGCTGAGTAAGCAGTTCCGGGTGGCCGATAAGCAACCAGGACTGGCCGGCACCCTGCGCCACGTGCTGCGGCGGCGCTACCGAGAGGTGGAGGCTGTACGCAAGCTCAGCTTCTCCATCGAAGCCGGTGAGATGGTGGGCTTTCTAGGACCCAATGGAGCGGGCAAAACCACGACCCTGAAAATGCTCAGTGGGTTGATCCATCCATCGGGCGGCCAATTAGCAGTCGCAGGCTGCCTGCCTCAGCGCCGCCAAGAACGCTTTTTGCAGCAGATCACCCTGGTCATGGGCAATCGCCAGCAACTGATCTGGGACCTGCCGCCCATGGATTCCCTACAGGTGAATGCCGCGGTGTACGGCATCGATCCAAGCGAGGCCAAGCGTCGTATCCATGCGCTAGCAGAGATGCTCGAACTTGGGGAAGAACTGCACCGTCCGGTGAGAAAGCTTTCGCTTGGGCAGCGGATGAAAGCAGAATTGCTGGCGGCACTGCTGCATCGCCCCGCGGTGCTGTTTCTCGATGAACCCACCCTTGGCTTGGATGTGAATGCCCAAGTGCGGGTGCGTGAGTTCCTCGCGGACTACAACCAGCGCTACGGCGCCACTGTTCTGCTCACAAGCCACTACATGGGAGACATCACAGCCCTATGTGAACGGGTGCTGTTGATCCATCAGGGGCAACTCTTCCACGATGGCCCGCTTGATGCCCTCACCACAAGGCTTGCTCCGGAGCGCCAGGTGCGCCTTGAGCTACGGGATGCCTACCCGGCGGAAACATTCCGGAATTTCGGTCGCTTGGAAGAACTGCAGGAACGGCATGTGATGTTGCTGATACCGCGCGAACAGCTCACCGAACGGGTCGCTGCCTTACTGGACAGGTTTGATGTGGTTGATCTGGAAGTGAACGACCCGCCCATTGAAGATCTGATCGGCGGGCTCTACACCCGAGCGGCGGAGGACAGCCAGGCCGATGGCTGA
- a CDS encoding rhomboid family intramembrane serine protease, whose protein sequence is MGASLGQRLDRSLARLGTNLLIPPLILLIPWTQEVIDQLLFRGGWNLPMEPRGPFIGVFTAPFSHSGFGHLLANSLMFLPLSWLVLTQGRRDYLAVWLGVYATAIPVWLFWPTASHGLSGVVYGLLGYLLLIGWLERRPLSLLLSVLCLISYGGVLPSLIPLFSPAGVSWIGHASGFAGGMLAAWGMHRTTQPSDTSKR, encoded by the coding sequence ATGGGTGCAAGCCTCGGCCAACGCCTCGATCGCAGCCTGGCTCGCTTGGGCACCAACCTGCTGATCCCACCGCTGATCCTGCTGATCCCATGGACGCAGGAAGTGATTGATCAGCTGCTGTTTCGGGGTGGCTGGAATCTTCCGATGGAGCCCCGGGGGCCATTCATCGGGGTGTTCACCGCGCCATTCAGCCACAGCGGCTTTGGCCATCTGCTGGCCAACAGCCTGATGTTTTTGCCCCTCTCTTGGCTAGTCCTCACGCAAGGACGTCGCGACTATCTAGCGGTGTGGCTGGGTGTCTACGCCACAGCCATCCCGGTGTGGTTGTTCTGGCCCACCGCCAGCCATGGACTCTCCGGTGTTGTTTATGGCCTGCTCGGCTACCTACTGCTGATTGGTTGGCTGGAGAGACGACCGCTGTCGCTGCTGCTCTCGGTGCTGTGCCTGATCAGTTATGGCGGCGTGCTGCCGAGCCTGATTCCCCTCTTTTCCCCGGCGGGAGTGAGTTGGATTGGCCATGCCAGCGGCTTCGCCGGCGGAATGCTGGCCGCCTGGGGCATGCACCGCACCACTCAACCCTCAGATACCAGCAAGCGATAA
- a CDS encoding DUF3593 domain-containing protein, with translation MSITAQALLETLAGVDPAPFFGLSLLPYLAFLWWSWRSGRMPRLALLGFSLTLLFVLVTIAAAITAEGVYGRQLADVDPLHGGAEVFLTLSNVLVLLGFRGSRQDQQQ, from the coding sequence ATGAGCATCACCGCCCAGGCCCTGTTGGAGACGCTGGCGGGGGTCGATCCAGCCCCCTTTTTTGGGCTGTCACTGCTTCCCTATTTAGCCTTTCTCTGGTGGAGCTGGCGCTCGGGGCGCATGCCACGCCTGGCCCTCTTGGGTTTCTCCCTCACCCTGCTGTTTGTGCTCGTCACAATCGCTGCGGCGATCACCGCTGAGGGGGTCTACGGCCGCCAACTGGCTGATGTGGATCCTCTGCATGGCGGGGCGGAAGTGTTTCTCACCCTGAGCAATGTGCTGGTGCTGCTGGGTTTCAGAGGTTCCCGCCAGGATCAGCAGCAGTGA
- the psaK gene encoding photosystem I reaction center subunit PsaK — protein MLAPLLAIAPASVSWSPKVGLVMIVANVIAIGIGKATIKYPNEGAQLPNAALFGGMSHASLLATTSFGHVLGMGAILGLAARGVI, from the coding sequence ATGCTCGCTCCCCTGCTGGCCATCGCCCCCGCATCTGTGTCCTGGTCACCCAAGGTGGGCCTGGTGATGATCGTTGCCAACGTGATCGCCATTGGCATCGGCAAGGCCACCATTAAGTACCCCAACGAAGGCGCTCAGCTGCCAAACGCCGCCCTGTTCGGTGGCATGAGCCATGCCTCACTGCTGGCCACCACATCCTTCGGCCACGTCCTCGGGATGGGCGCCATTCTTGGCCTGGCTGCCCGCGGTGTGATCTGA
- a CDS encoding neutral zinc metallopeptidase, with protein MLQRTLHRLPAALLLLLLSDRSALKAQPWAPGQGPLPGLHLPSAEEARSLEQLRRTGTGQKLRERYLRSAHDLLNRFWASEQQPTLLFAGDQAKGCGIKRVAHPMAYYCPPSRELAMALNLKRSVRSARGKSEQTLLLLDLAVLAHEWGHHVNQEQGRGPFKRGMNLTVKQEELAADWRTGVFLGWMLNQGAIDVDEFTQTANLLFEMGDYERLAQQHHGYPKDRFMALTKGVASQLNPGQQLGDWRVDTQETFSRPLPATAEDRRLDRRRYEVRRFEIERGQQIATNLVGGLLGAASCLWGSQQQCIGMAAQQGKGRADGAYNQQELTLHCGSSSFDVSDDDYGPQPINRDGKGQAAVLRDRDCAKQRKPKG; from the coding sequence ATGCTCCAACGCACCCTTCACCGACTGCCTGCTGCGCTTCTGCTCCTCCTGCTGAGCGATCGATCGGCGCTGAAAGCCCAACCCTGGGCCCCCGGCCAAGGGCCTCTGCCCGGTTTGCATCTGCCTTCAGCTGAGGAGGCCCGCAGCCTCGAACAGCTCCGACGCACGGGCACGGGCCAGAAGCTGCGCGAGCGCTATTTGCGCTCAGCTCATGACCTACTAAATCGCTTCTGGGCGAGCGAACAACAGCCCACCCTGTTGTTCGCCGGCGATCAAGCCAAAGGATGTGGCATTAAACGTGTAGCGCACCCGATGGCTTACTACTGCCCGCCGAGCCGAGAATTGGCCATGGCGCTCAACCTCAAGCGCAGCGTTCGCAGTGCCCGGGGGAAGAGTGAGCAAACCTTGCTGCTGCTTGATCTGGCCGTGCTGGCTCATGAATGGGGTCATCACGTCAATCAGGAGCAAGGTCGCGGCCCTTTCAAGAGGGGCATGAATCTCACTGTCAAACAAGAGGAGCTCGCCGCCGACTGGCGCACCGGCGTGTTCCTGGGGTGGATGCTGAACCAAGGTGCGATCGACGTCGACGAATTCACCCAAACGGCGAATCTGCTCTTTGAAATGGGTGACTACGAGCGGCTGGCTCAGCAGCATCACGGCTACCCCAAAGATCGCTTCATGGCCCTCACCAAGGGCGTCGCTAGCCAACTGAATCCAGGCCAACAACTTGGGGATTGGCGCGTTGACACCCAGGAAACCTTCAGTCGGCCGCTGCCCGCCACAGCAGAGGATCGCCGACTGGATCGCAGGCGTTATGAAGTTCGCCGTTTCGAGATCGAGCGAGGTCAACAGATCGCCACCAACCTGGTAGGTGGTTTGCTCGGGGCCGCCAGCTGTCTGTGGGGAAGCCAACAGCAGTGCATCGGCATGGCAGCGCAGCAGGGCAAGGGACGCGCCGATGGGGCCTACAACCAGCAGGAGCTCACACTCCACTGCGGCAGCAGCAGCTTTGATGTGAGCGATGACGACTACGGTCCCCAACCGATCAACCGCGATGGCAAAGGCCAAGCGGCCGTGCTGCGAGATCGCGATTGCGCCAAGCAGCGGAAACCTAAGGGTTGA
- a CDS encoding ABC transporter permease produces MQSRSRRYWLSLCSFWGSSLEAELEYQLNAMVELLSVLGNLAGSVFVLGLLAGPQRQIGGWSWEGALLVLGIYTVLDGVSSCVLQPNLSRIVNHVQNGTLDYVLLKPIDSQFWLSTRNLSPWGLPGVVAGLALMAWAMLQQGIKVSAANVLLTGTLLLASMLILYSLWFLLASLSIWFVKIWNATEVLRYVLVAGRYPVQAYPPGLRILFTFVLPVAFLTTVPAQALLGEASWTWSLGSLAVAAVSLLGTRLFWQFALRHYTSASS; encoded by the coding sequence ATGCAGAGCCGCTCCAGGCGCTATTGGCTCAGTTTGTGCAGCTTCTGGGGCAGTTCGCTGGAGGCGGAACTCGAGTATCAGCTCAATGCAATGGTGGAGCTGCTCTCGGTGCTGGGCAACCTGGCCGGGAGCGTGTTCGTGCTCGGGCTGTTAGCCGGCCCACAGCGACAAATCGGTGGCTGGAGCTGGGAAGGTGCACTGTTGGTGCTTGGGATTTACACCGTGCTCGATGGTGTGAGCAGTTGCGTGTTGCAACCCAACCTGAGCCGGATCGTGAATCACGTGCAAAACGGCACACTCGATTATGTGCTGCTGAAACCGATCGATAGTCAGTTCTGGCTCTCCACACGTAACTTGTCTCCCTGGGGGTTGCCAGGTGTGGTGGCGGGCTTGGCCTTGATGGCGTGGGCCATGCTTCAACAGGGCATCAAGGTGAGTGCAGCCAACGTGCTGCTCACAGGAACACTGCTGCTGGCATCGATGCTGATCCTTTACAGCCTCTGGTTTCTACTGGCGAGTCTCTCAATCTGGTTCGTGAAGATCTGGAATGCCACCGAAGTGCTGCGCTACGTGCTGGTGGCTGGGCGTTATCCAGTTCAGGCCTACCCGCCGGGCTTACGCATCCTGTTCACCTTTGTGCTGCCGGTGGCCTTTCTCACCACCGTGCCCGCCCAGGCGCTACTCGGCGAGGCCTCATGGACCTGGTCGCTGGGATCGCTTGCTGTTGCGGCCGTTTCTCTACTGGGCACGCGCCTGTTCTGGCAATTCGCCTTGCGTCACTACACCTCCGCGTCCAGCTGA
- a CDS encoding ABC-2 family transporter protein yields the protein MAERLRARLKQKTRMARVLLSTHYATMLEYRAEIALWALSGVLPLIMLGVWQGSGAAAAAGISASSLNHYFLATFVVRQFTVVWMIYEFERDALEGRLSPFLLQPLHPLWRYVAAHLAEQATRVPFVALMLTVIALVAPDLLWWPEPSRVLLAVVAMLAAFSLRFLLQTIVAMLCFWSERAAALDRLLLIPYLFLSGMVAPLDTYPPGVRRLADLTPFPSMVNFPARLLAGESVDVAGGFAVMALWCALLLPPCLLLWRAGVRRYSAMGA from the coding sequence ATGGCTGAGCGTTTGCGGGCTCGGCTGAAGCAGAAGACGCGGATGGCGCGGGTGTTGCTCTCCACCCATTACGCCACCATGCTCGAATACCGAGCCGAAATTGCCTTGTGGGCCCTTTCAGGGGTGCTTCCCCTGATCATGCTCGGTGTCTGGCAGGGATCCGGCGCAGCGGCAGCAGCGGGAATCAGTGCCAGCAGCCTCAATCACTACTTCCTAGCGACGTTTGTGGTGCGGCAATTCACCGTGGTGTGGATGATCTACGAGTTTGAGCGTGATGCTCTTGAAGGGCGACTCTCTCCCTTTTTGCTGCAACCACTGCACCCCCTCTGGCGCTACGTGGCTGCGCACCTCGCCGAGCAAGCCACCCGGGTGCCGTTCGTGGCGCTGATGCTGACGGTGATCGCGCTGGTGGCGCCCGATTTGCTCTGGTGGCCAGAGCCCAGCAGGGTGCTGCTTGCTGTTGTCGCGATGCTGGCAGCTTTCAGCCTGAGGTTTCTGCTGCAAACGATCGTGGCAATGCTCTGTTTCTGGAGCGAACGCGCAGCGGCGCTCGATCGCCTTTTGCTGATTCCGTATCTGTTTCTCTCTGGAATGGTAGCCCCGCTCGACACCTATCCACCCGGTGTGCGACGACTGGCGGACCTCACACCCTTCCCTTCCATGGTGAACTTTCCGGCCCGGCTGTTGGCCGGTGAATCAGTGGATGTAGCGGGTGGATTTGCGGTCATGGCCCTGTGGTGTGCCCTGTTGCTGCCACCGTGCCTGCTGCTCTGGCGCGCGGGCGTGCGCCGCTACTCAGCCATGGGGGCCTAA
- a CDS encoding DUF2499 domain-containing protein has product MHALSLPTWWIHLASVIEWGLAMWAIQRWGEEHRQREWSWLALAMTPALISAMAACTWHLFDNAAALQGLVVLQAACTALGNTAMAGAAWNLARRAR; this is encoded by the coding sequence ATGCATGCCCTGTCACTGCCCACCTGGTGGATTCATCTGGCCTCGGTGATCGAGTGGGGGTTGGCGATGTGGGCCATCCAGCGTTGGGGCGAGGAACACCGGCAGCGTGAGTGGAGCTGGTTGGCCTTGGCCATGACCCCGGCGTTGATCAGCGCGATGGCGGCCTGTACCTGGCATCTGTTTGATAACGCCGCAGCGTTACAGGGGCTGGTCGTGCTGCAAGCCGCGTGCACCGCCCTGGGCAACACAGCGATGGCGGGTGCCGCCTGGAATCTCGCTCGGAGGGCGCGATGA
- a CDS encoding phosphotransferase enzyme family protein → MQKPQFSLAAQTDNHLITIAEAFEGVSAVAAVEPLGNGNINDTYKVLSSRGTTVLQRLNSRVFTRPDLVMHNIQVLGEHVEAKLANTPQPWHMPRVVPTCDRRGALHTTDSGDVWRMITFVPESHSVDVVVDAQQARELGIGLGVFHQLINDLSPSRLTDTLEGFHITPSYLPAYRKALVNTTVEPCEASEYCLAFIRDREGDCDVLERAKERGELPLRPIHGDPKINNVMLDRHSGKAIALIDLDTVKPGLVHYDIGDCLRSCCNRLGEETRDHQNVEFDLELADAILAGYLSVAGSFLSAAERRYIPDAARLISFELGLRFFSDYLQGNTYFQVNDPQHNLRRAMVQFQLTASIEAQLPQIRHLVDRHAKAVSI, encoded by the coding sequence TTGCAGAAACCGCAGTTTTCATTGGCCGCACAGACCGACAACCATCTGATCACCATTGCTGAGGCATTCGAAGGAGTATCGGCTGTTGCGGCAGTTGAACCGCTTGGCAATGGCAATATCAATGACACCTACAAAGTATTGAGCAGCCGAGGCACCACCGTGCTGCAGCGGCTTAACTCGCGCGTGTTCACCCGGCCAGACCTGGTGATGCACAACATCCAGGTGCTCGGCGAGCACGTTGAAGCCAAGCTCGCGAACACTCCGCAGCCATGGCACATGCCACGGGTCGTACCCACCTGCGACAGGCGAGGGGCTCTACACACCACCGATTCCGGCGATGTGTGGCGCATGATCACGTTTGTACCCGAGTCCCACAGCGTTGATGTGGTCGTGGATGCCCAGCAGGCCCGTGAACTCGGCATCGGCCTAGGGGTGTTTCACCAGCTCATCAACGATCTGTCGCCCTCTCGCCTGACGGACACGCTCGAGGGTTTTCATATCACCCCCAGCTATCTGCCGGCCTATCGCAAAGCTCTGGTGAACACCACTGTTGAGCCATGCGAGGCCAGTGAGTATTGCCTGGCCTTCATCCGTGATCGCGAAGGCGACTGCGATGTGCTGGAGCGAGCCAAAGAGCGAGGCGAGCTGCCATTACGGCCGATTCACGGTGATCCAAAGATCAACAACGTGATGCTGGATCGCCACAGCGGCAAGGCTATTGCCCTGATCGACCTTGACACCGTGAAACCGGGACTGGTGCACTACGACATCGGTGATTGCCTGCGCTCCTGCTGCAACCGGCTTGGTGAAGAAACTAGGGATCACCAGAACGTGGAATTTGATCTGGAGCTGGCTGACGCAATCCTGGCTGGCTACCTCAGCGTGGCTGGGAGCTTCCTGAGCGCCGCTGAACGCCGCTACATCCCCGACGCCGCCCGCCTGATCAGCTTTGAGCTGGGATTGCGCTTCTTCAGCGATTATCTGCAGGGCAACACCTACTTCCAGGTCAACGACCCCCAACACAACCTGCGCCGGGCCATGGTGCAGTTTCAGCTCACGGCCAGCATCGAAGCCCAGTTACCCCAGATCCGGCACCTTGTGGATCGCCATGCAAAGGCTGTATCCATTTGA
- a CDS encoding glutathione S-transferase family protein — protein MPSMLELFHAAPSYYSMVARLALAEAGILSISRLLDIHIAKQQLSPAYRRLNPNMTVPTLRGPDLLLTDSAQILAYAATHAVSPWADADPARQAGISVAVAGHYAISIETLTFSKLLASQPWFKRVLVPMISGINRSLERDERRFPDQAPLLRAKQEQNRQRLAVFRDRPAPEVLREQRAVVAAYLAGLPPIVAGGWLFGSRISSADVVVAVLCSRLAMAGELPLLQRPDLQGWWQRVQQRPAFSQADLWTRFQRRRFLQALLEARRTPINP, from the coding sequence ATGCCATCCATGCTTGAGCTGTTTCACGCCGCCCCGTCGTATTACTCAATGGTGGCGCGGCTGGCCTTGGCCGAAGCCGGCATCCTCAGCATCAGCAGGCTGCTGGACATCCACATCGCCAAACAGCAACTCAGCCCTGCCTATCGGCGTCTCAATCCCAACATGACCGTGCCCACCCTGCGGGGCCCGGATCTGCTCCTCACAGACAGTGCTCAGATCCTGGCGTACGCGGCTACGCATGCCGTTTCGCCTTGGGCCGATGCCGACCCGGCGCGTCAGGCCGGCATCTCCGTTGCCGTGGCGGGCCACTACGCCATTTCGATTGAGACCCTGACCTTCAGCAAATTGTTGGCCAGCCAGCCCTGGTTCAAAAGGGTGTTGGTGCCCATGATCAGCGGCATCAATCGCTCCTTAGAGCGCGATGAGCGCCGTTTCCCCGATCAGGCGCCATTGCTGAGGGCTAAGCAAGAGCAGAATCGGCAACGCTTGGCCGTGTTCCGCGATCGTCCGGCGCCTGAGGTGCTGAGAGAGCAGCGAGCAGTGGTGGCGGCCTACCTCGCCGGCCTGCCGCCCATCGTGGCCGGGGGATGGTTGTTCGGCAGCCGGATCAGCAGCGCTGATGTGGTGGTAGCAGTGCTCTGCTCCCGCCTGGCCATGGCCGGGGAACTCCCATTGCTACAGCGTCCGGATCTGCAGGGCTGGTGGCAGCGGGTTCAGCAGCGGCCCGCCTTCAGCCAGGCGGATCTTTGGACCCGGTTCCAGCGCCGCCGTTTCCTCCAGGCCTTGCTTGAGGCTCGCCGCACGCCGATCAACCCTTAG
- a CDS encoding DUF3136 domain-containing protein, giving the protein MSDSQGLTIAELEAKYFLYRKALKQLLLEGRPAARIEKTLCWSRLETLHNCLPRQYKSPDHIRHQLRREIEREQGDSLQRSPVSS; this is encoded by the coding sequence ATGAGCGACAGCCAAGGACTCACCATCGCTGAACTGGAGGCCAAATACTTCCTTTACCGCAAAGCACTCAAACAGCTGTTGCTGGAGGGAAGGCCCGCTGCCCGGATTGAGAAAACCCTGTGCTGGAGCCGGCTTGAAACCCTCCACAACTGTCTGCCCCGCCAATACAAATCGCCCGATCACATCCGACATCAGCTCAGACGCGAGATCGAGCGCGAGCAGGGTGACAGCTTGCAGCGCAGCCCAGTCTCGAGCTGA
- a CDS encoding DOMON-like domain-containing protein has protein sequence MQRLYPFEPQPWLAGVQLRGSAHWQGGILSVCFALQAPHAALKRPGGCGELYRRDGLWQSTCFETFLAAPGQEAYWEINLSPNGDWNVYALSAYRQNLKPAAGIKALPYCLRALDEELQISFQLNLCSLLNPAAPLELCLTAVLDDPEHGCSYWAWRHGGAEPDFHRRASFQLLEPSA, from the coding sequence ATGCAAAGGCTGTATCCATTTGAGCCCCAACCCTGGCTGGCCGGCGTCCAGCTGCGTGGCAGTGCCCATTGGCAAGGCGGGATCCTATCGGTGTGTTTTGCACTCCAAGCACCGCATGCTGCGCTGAAGCGCCCAGGCGGCTGTGGTGAGCTCTATCGGCGCGATGGGTTATGGCAAAGCACCTGCTTCGAAACCTTTCTGGCGGCCCCGGGCCAAGAGGCCTACTGGGAGATCAATCTCTCCCCGAACGGCGACTGGAACGTGTATGCCCTCTCGGCCTACCGGCAGAACCTCAAACCCGCAGCTGGGATCAAGGCCCTGCCTTACTGCCTGCGAGCTCTTGATGAGGAACTGCAGATCAGCTTCCAGCTCAACCTGTGCTCGCTGTTGAACCCGGCGGCCCCCCTGGAGCTCTGCCTCACTGCCGTGCTCGATGATCCTGAGCATGGCTGCAGCTACTGGGCCTGGCGGCACGGCGGAGCAGAACCAGATTTCCACCGCCGCGCCTCGTTCCAGCTCTTGGAGCCTTCAGCCTGA
- a CDS encoding bifunctional orotidine-5'-phosphate decarboxylase/orotate phosphoribosyltransferase, with amino-acid sequence MGFFVQLTEAIAERQSLLVTGLDPNPEMLQSWALRHGMGNRSFLSQARHWIKAVVEATSPHVCAIKASLGFYQALGPLGLELLLEVRDLVPRDLPLIIDAKHGDLNSSTALAHYLFRDLAVDAVTLSPLAGQDIAAPFLLYADKAVVITCRSSNPAAKRIQYHPSETDPLFLQIVRESQLWGTPEQLLLEVGTSDPAVLALVRRAAPERVLMLRSIWSEEERLDGLLEAGLNEAADGLLLPLPQNLLVEDDLSDQAAALKALINQRRQHWLDQHPEQRASSCELWLANPKSDQPSSDVDVDPLAELIIDLFDIGCLLFGEYVQASGAVFNYYVDLRQIISDPNLFHRVLHSYSGLLEQLNFDRIAGIPYGSLPTATGLSLALHKPLIYPRKEVKAHGARRLIEGDFNEGDQVVVVDDILITGGSVLEGIAKLESSGLVVKDVVVFIDHGGQRDRRARQRLEDQGYRVHAVLDIPRITQELLQAGRLSEEQATMLM; translated from the coding sequence ATGGGCTTCTTCGTTCAACTCACCGAAGCCATCGCCGAGCGCCAGTCGCTGCTGGTGACGGGTCTCGATCCAAACCCCGAGATGCTGCAGAGCTGGGCCCTGCGTCACGGCATGGGCAATCGCTCTTTTCTGAGTCAGGCCCGGCACTGGATCAAAGCCGTGGTAGAGGCTACGAGTCCGCACGTGTGTGCGATCAAAGCGAGCCTTGGCTTCTACCAGGCGCTGGGGCCACTTGGCTTGGAGCTGCTGCTGGAAGTGCGCGATCTCGTGCCGCGAGATCTGCCACTGATCATCGATGCAAAGCACGGTGATCTCAATTCCTCCACGGCGCTGGCTCACTACCTCTTCAGGGATTTAGCCGTGGATGCGGTGACCCTCTCACCCCTGGCCGGCCAAGACATCGCGGCGCCCTTTTTGCTGTACGCCGATAAGGCTGTGGTGATCACCTGCCGCAGTTCCAACCCCGCCGCCAAACGCATCCAATACCACCCCAGCGAGACGGATCCGCTGTTTTTGCAGATCGTGCGCGAAAGCCAGCTCTGGGGCACGCCTGAACAACTGTTGCTGGAGGTGGGCACCAGTGATCCAGCCGTGCTGGCCCTGGTGCGCAGGGCCGCCCCTGAGCGTGTGTTGATGCTGCGGAGCATCTGGAGCGAAGAAGAACGCCTCGATGGCCTGCTCGAGGCCGGCCTTAACGAAGCTGCCGATGGCCTGCTGCTTCCCCTGCCCCAAAACCTGCTGGTGGAAGACGACCTGAGTGATCAAGCCGCCGCCTTGAAGGCCCTGATTAACCAGAGACGCCAGCACTGGCTCGATCAGCATCCGGAACAGAGGGCCAGCAGCTGTGAGCTCTGGCTCGCGAACCCGAAAAGCGATCAGCCTTCCAGCGATGTGGATGTTGACCCTTTGGCCGAACTGATCATCGACCTTTTCGATATCGGCTGTCTGCTCTTCGGCGAGTATGTGCAGGCCTCAGGTGCGGTGTTCAACTACTACGTTGACTTACGGCAAATCATCTCCGACCCCAACTTGTTCCATCGGGTGCTGCATAGCTACAGCGGCCTGCTGGAGCAGCTGAACTTTGACCGTATCGCCGGGATTCCCTACGGCTCCCTGCCGACAGCCACAGGGCTATCTCTGGCGTTGCACAAGCCGCTGATTTATCCACGCAAAGAAGTAAAAGCCCATGGAGCACGCCGCTTGATTGAAGGTGACTTCAATGAAGGTGACCAGGTGGTAGTGGTGGACGACATCTTGATCACCGGTGGCAGTGTGCTGGAGGGCATCGCCAAGCTGGAAAGTTCGGGGCTTGTGGTGAAGGATGTGGTGGTGTTCATCGACCACGGGGGCCAGCGTGATCGTCGAGCCCGACAACGACTCGAGGACCAGGGCTACCGGGTTCACGCCGTGTTGGACATTCCCCGCATCACCCAGGAGCTGCTCCAGGCGGGGCGTCTGAGTGAAGAACAGGCCACAATGCTGATGTGA